A single genomic interval of Blastocatellia bacterium harbors:
- a CDS encoding amidohydrolase family protein, protein MRKRAFVLIVAFGLWPVLSLSSARAQRGEIYAITNARIVPITGPVIERGTVVIRDGKIAAVGRNVSIPAGARVINAQGMWVYPGFIDSGTTIGLTEIGQVPATVDVNEIGDFNPQLKAIVAVNPASELIPVARVNGITTVLTTPRGGILSGQAALINLDGWTWEEMLVKAPIGIYFNFPTIAAGRFFDPETFQPRERSFEEARRQREERLQRVRRLLDDARAYAKAKRAAEAGVPEGNAANARDRQPFLINPVLEALVPVVEGTLPLIVAANDDRDIKAAVEFAEEQKVKIIISGGLEAPKVARLLKEKNIPVLLGPVLSLPRNEDDPYDSTFTAAKQLYEAGVKFAFLTNDASNVRNLPYHAAMAVAFGLPRDEALRALTISPAEIFGVADRLGSIEVGKMANLVVWDGDPLEIRSQVRYLFINGRLVSLETRHTQLYERYRNRP, encoded by the coding sequence ATGAGGAAGAGAGCGTTTGTGCTCATCGTGGCTTTTGGGCTTTGGCCCGTGCTCTCACTTTCGAGCGCGCGGGCGCAGCGCGGAGAGATCTATGCCATCACGAACGCGCGCATCGTGCCGATCACTGGGCCGGTGATCGAACGCGGCACCGTTGTGATTCGGGACGGGAAGATCGCCGCCGTCGGTCGGAACGTCTCCATTCCGGCGGGCGCGCGCGTCATCAATGCGCAAGGGATGTGGGTCTATCCCGGCTTCATTGATTCGGGGACGACCATCGGATTGACCGAGATCGGTCAGGTCCCGGCGACCGTGGACGTCAACGAGATCGGGGATTTCAATCCGCAGCTGAAGGCGATCGTGGCCGTCAATCCGGCGAGCGAGCTTATTCCAGTAGCGCGCGTCAATGGCATCACGACGGTGCTCACGACTCCGCGGGGAGGCATTCTCTCGGGGCAGGCCGCGCTCATCAACCTGGATGGCTGGACGTGGGAGGAGATGCTCGTCAAGGCTCCCATTGGCATCTACTTCAACTTCCCCACGATCGCCGCGGGCCGCTTCTTCGATCCGGAGACGTTCCAGCCGCGCGAGCGCAGCTTCGAGGAAGCTCGACGGCAACGCGAGGAGCGATTGCAGCGCGTGCGACGGCTTCTGGATGACGCGCGCGCCTATGCGAAGGCGAAGCGCGCCGCCGAAGCTGGCGTGCCTGAAGGGAATGCCGCGAATGCTCGGGATCGGCAGCCCTTCCTGATCAATCCCGTCCTCGAGGCCCTGGTGCCGGTGGTCGAGGGGACACTGCCGCTGATCGTCGCCGCCAACGATGATCGGGACATCAAGGCCGCCGTCGAGTTCGCCGAGGAGCAGAAGGTCAAGATCATCATCAGTGGTGGGCTCGAGGCTCCGAAAGTCGCGCGACTTCTCAAGGAGAAGAACATCCCCGTGCTGCTCGGTCCTGTGCTGAGCCTTCCGCGGAACGAGGACGATCCCTATGACAGCACATTCACGGCCGCTAAGCAATTGTATGAGGCGGGAGTGAAGTTCGCTTTCCTGACCAACGACGCCTCGAACGTGAGGAATCTCCCCTATCATGCGGCGATGGCCGTAGCCTTCGGCTTGCCTCGCGATGAGGCGTTGCGCGCGTTGACGATCTCTCCGGCTGAGATCTTCGGAGTCGCCGATCGGCTGGGGAGCATCGAGGTGGGCAAAATGGCCAACCTCGTCGTCTGGGACGGCGATCCGCTCGAAATTCGCTCGCAGGTGCGCTATCTCTTCATCAACGGTCGGCTCGTGTCGCTGGAGACCAGGCACACGCAGCTCTACGAGCGCTATCGGAATCGGCCCTGA
- a CDS encoding amidohydrolase, with translation MRDARAFAARMWGLAVSACLLGASLGGSVSAQAPSSGAREEVTLIRGGTILTVTRGRIENGSILIRGGKIAAVGRNIDAPPGAKVIDATGKYIMPGIIDCHSHIAIDGGVNEGTLSVTSMVRIEDVLDPTDINIYRDLAGGVTTANILHGSANAIGGLNAVIKLRWGKTASEMLFEGAMPGIKFALGENPKRSNFTPPPGTPRRYPATRLGVEYTIREAFTQARNYMLQWEEYERRKRAGENVVPPRRDLKLEPLVEILQGKRLVHAHAYRADEILMLIRLAEEFGFKIATFQHVLEGYKVARELAAHGAGASTFSDWWAYKVEAYDAIPYNGALMARKGVLVSFNSDSAELARRLNLEAAKAMKYGGLSEDEALALITINPAKQLRIDHRVGSIEVGKDADLVIYSGHPLSVYSIVEKVFIDGQLYFDREADLARRAEIQKEKEALRARERGAERRPGPRNRPPDEGTEGNAEHPLPPGPGKEVRP, from the coding sequence ATGAGAGACGCACGAGCATTCGCCGCACGAATGTGGGGTCTTGCTGTGAGCGCGTGTCTGCTCGGAGCTTCGCTCGGCGGATCGGTTTCCGCCCAGGCTCCTTCAAGCGGCGCGCGCGAGGAGGTGACGCTCATCCGCGGGGGGACGATCTTGACCGTGACGCGCGGACGGATCGAGAACGGTTCGATCCTCATTCGCGGAGGGAAGATCGCGGCCGTTGGCCGAAACATTGACGCGCCGCCGGGAGCGAAGGTCATTGATGCTACGGGCAAATACATCATGCCCGGCATCATTGATTGCCATTCGCACATCGCCATAGATGGAGGGGTGAACGAGGGCACCCTCTCGGTCACCTCGATGGTGCGCATCGAGGATGTGCTCGATCCGACCGATATCAACATCTATCGCGACTTGGCCGGAGGGGTGACGACGGCCAATATCCTGCACGGGAGCGCGAACGCCATCGGCGGGTTGAACGCGGTGATCAAGCTTCGCTGGGGGAAGACGGCGTCGGAGATGCTGTTTGAAGGGGCGATGCCGGGCATCAAGTTCGCGCTCGGGGAGAATCCGAAGCGCTCGAATTTCACGCCGCCGCCGGGAACGCCGCGCCGCTATCCGGCCACGCGCCTGGGGGTCGAGTACACGATCCGCGAGGCGTTCACGCAAGCGCGGAACTACATGCTCCAGTGGGAAGAGTACGAACGCCGCAAGCGAGCTGGCGAGAACGTCGTTCCCCCGCGTCGGGATTTGAAGTTGGAGCCGCTCGTCGAGATCCTGCAGGGAAAGCGCTTGGTGCATGCGCACGCCTATCGCGCCGATGAGATCCTCATGCTCATTCGCCTGGCCGAGGAGTTCGGCTTCAAGATCGCCACGTTCCAACACGTGCTGGAAGGATACAAGGTCGCCCGAGAGCTTGCCGCTCACGGCGCGGGCGCCTCGACATTCTCCGACTGGTGGGCGTACAAGGTCGAAGCCTATGACGCCATCCCGTACAATGGGGCGCTCATGGCCCGCAAGGGCGTCCTCGTCTCCTTCAATTCCGACAGCGCCGAATTGGCCCGCCGCTTGAACTTGGAAGCGGCCAAGGCCATGAAATATGGCGGCCTGAGCGAGGACGAGGCCTTGGCGCTCATCACGATCAATCCGGCCAAGCAACTGCGCATTGATCATCGCGTCGGCTCGATCGAAGTCGGCAAAGATGCAGATCTGGTGATCTACAGCGGACATCCGCTCAGCGTCTATTCGATCGTCGAGAAGGTGTTCATTGACGGTCAGCTCTACTTCGATCGCGAGGCCGATTTGGCTCGACGCGCGGAGATCCAGAAGGAGAAGGAAGCGCTCCGGGCTCGCGAGCGTGGCGCGGAACGTCGTCCGGGGCCGCGCAATCGTCCGCCCGATGAGGGCACTGAAGGAAACGCGGAGCATCCGCTACCGCCCGGACCGGGCAAGGAGGTGCGGCCATGA
- a CDS encoding carboxymuconolactone decarboxylase family protein has protein sequence MANTELPDVLREFAAKYPQVWEAYNRLGEATTQAGPLDERTQRLVKLAIAIGAGREGAVHSHARRALKAGITPEELIHVGLLAITTIGWSGAFAAITWIMDVLPKEQA, from the coding sequence ATGGCGAATACGGAATTGCCAGATGTCTTGCGAGAGTTCGCGGCGAAATATCCGCAAGTCTGGGAGGCATACAACCGACTGGGGGAGGCGACCACGCAAGCTGGCCCCCTCGATGAGCGAACGCAGCGCTTGGTGAAGCTGGCTATCGCGATTGGCGCCGGTCGCGAGGGCGCGGTTCACTCGCACGCGCGCCGCGCTTTGAAGGCCGGGATCACTCCGGAAGAGCTGATTCACGTCGGCTTGCTCGCCATCACAACGATTGGCTGGTCCGGCGCCTTCGCCGCGATCACCTGGATCATGGACGTGCTGCCGAAGGAACAGGCGTAG
- a CDS encoding amidohydrolase family protein, with the protein MRWGTNQRRKRFRSWQERISSILGIALLLGSVGKSSFGQTPSVYAIKDARIVTVTGPVISKGTVVFRDGIITAVGENVPIPPEARVIEGSGLTVYPGLFDTQTDLGLPSASQAPGARPGAAPTQPAQAQAQAQQPAIPHTQPEWSAARHLQLGGQRFESVRSAGITTALVIPPRGIFIGQSALINMAGETPQRAVVKSPVALHIGFTPMGGGLGGRFPGSLMGVFAHIRQTLLDAQHYGQHWEAYRRNPRGLERPEYNEVLEALQPVVRGELPVVFHVNSESEIRRAIRLAEEFNLKFILSGAIEAYKAVDVLREKRVPLLVSVNFPERPRDADPEADEPLRVLRLRAEAPQNAARLHRAGLKFAFHSGGLSNPRDYIRNVARAVQAGLPEEVALRALTIHAAEILGVGEQLGSIEVGKIANLIVTDGNLFEERTRIRYLFIDGRQIELRTPEPERPSAPPSPPVTVTGTWNLTVESPQGAVAITADLRHEGETISGAVTSPFGQSTISSGSVSGNEVRFTLSVEIQGTPMLVTFAGRVEGDRMSGTVTVEGMGSFPFSGTRPRLSSGGQQP; encoded by the coding sequence ATGAGGTGGGGCACCAACCAACGGAGGAAGCGGTTTCGTTCGTGGCAGGAGCGCATCAGTAGTATCCTGGGGATCGCGCTTCTGCTTGGCAGCGTAGGGAAGAGCAGCTTCGGTCAAACGCCTTCAGTCTACGCCATCAAGGACGCGCGCATCGTCACGGTGACGGGCCCGGTGATCTCTAAGGGCACAGTCGTCTTTCGCGATGGGATCATCACGGCGGTCGGCGAGAATGTTCCGATCCCGCCTGAAGCGCGCGTGATCGAAGGCAGTGGCTTGACCGTGTATCCTGGCTTGTTTGACACGCAGACGGATCTCGGCCTGCCCTCGGCATCTCAAGCGCCTGGAGCGCGGCCAGGAGCGGCGCCGACCCAACCGGCTCAGGCTCAAGCGCAAGCTCAGCAACCGGCGATCCCTCACACGCAACCGGAGTGGTCGGCTGCGCGACACCTTCAACTGGGTGGGCAGCGCTTTGAGAGCGTGCGCAGCGCGGGCATCACGACCGCGCTCGTTATCCCGCCGAGGGGAATCTTCATTGGCCAGAGCGCATTGATCAACATGGCGGGCGAGACGCCGCAACGCGCCGTTGTGAAATCGCCCGTCGCCCTGCACATTGGGTTCACGCCAATGGGAGGCGGATTAGGGGGGCGATTCCCCGGCTCCCTCATGGGCGTGTTCGCGCACATTCGCCAGACATTGCTCGATGCGCAGCATTATGGGCAGCACTGGGAGGCCTATCGGCGAAATCCTCGTGGATTAGAACGACCCGAATACAACGAGGTGTTGGAAGCCTTACAACCGGTTGTGCGCGGTGAGCTGCCTGTCGTCTTCCACGTCAATTCGGAGTCGGAGATTCGGCGGGCCATTCGTCTGGCGGAAGAGTTCAATCTGAAGTTCATCCTGAGCGGGGCGATCGAGGCCTACAAGGCTGTGGATGTGCTCCGCGAGAAGCGCGTGCCGCTTCTGGTGAGCGTGAATTTCCCCGAGCGACCGCGCGATGCCGATCCGGAAGCGGATGAACCGTTGCGCGTTCTTCGATTGCGGGCGGAAGCGCCTCAGAACGCTGCGCGATTGCATCGGGCCGGGTTGAAGTTCGCGTTCCATTCGGGAGGTCTGTCGAATCCCAGAGACTACATTCGGAACGTCGCACGGGCTGTTCAAGCGGGGCTTCCTGAGGAGGTCGCGCTTCGCGCTCTGACCATTCATGCGGCGGAGATTTTGGGAGTGGGCGAACAATTAGGGAGCATCGAAGTCGGCAAGATCGCCAATCTCATCGTCACCGACGGGAACCTCTTCGAGGAGCGCACGCGGATCCGGTATCTGTTCATTGACGGACGTCAGATTGAGCTGAGGACGCCGGAGCCCGAACGGCCTTCGGCACCGCCCTCGCCGCCTGTCACGGTGACGGGGACGTGGAATCTCACGGTCGAATCGCCACAGGGAGCGGTCGCCATCACGGCGGACCTCCGGCATGAGGGAGAGACGATCTCTGGCGCGGTGACCAGCCCGTTCGGACAATCCACGATCTCCAGCGGGTCGGTCTCCGGAAATGAAGTGCGCTTCACGCTCTCGGTGGAGATCCAAGGAACACCCATGCTGGTCACGTTCGCCGGTCGCGTCGAAGGCGATCGCATGAGTGGAACGGTGACGGTCGAAGGCATGGGATCATTCCCCTTCTCGGGGACACGGCCGAGACTCTCATCAGGAGGTCAGCAGCCATGA